Proteins found in one Panicum hallii strain FIL2 chromosome 4, PHallii_v3.1, whole genome shotgun sequence genomic segment:
- the LOC112889631 gene encoding protein RICE SALT SENSITIVE 3-like, whose protein sequence is MEEQLSPVAVTHLLQHTLRSLCTGDSPQWVYAVFWRILPRNYPPPKWDLPGAAYDRTRGNRRNWILAWEDGFCNFAAAAAAPAACGQEGVAVAYAGDCEAAAAAAQDAAHQQQPQPQGLQPELFFKMSHDIYNYGEGLIGKVAADHSHKWVFKEPQEHEINLISSWSNPADSHPRTWEAQFQSGIQTIALIAVREGVVQLGSMKKVAEDLSYVVMLRRKFGYLESIPGVLLPHPSTAGVFPGGGCVGPPPVDIASAGWPGLMPPPAGPSLELYDPYGAAVAAAGPAAAAAASMHIMPSMSSLEALLSKLPSVVPAPQAQPPAGGPVPGVAPPANKEEEEEEPDDYARCHGMDVASNGANGGESTSTSAATAAGAVNAPMPSYFVNVGSSSNPGEGF, encoded by the exons ATGGAGGAGCAGCTGAGCCCGGTGGCGGTGACGCACCTGCTGCAGCACACGCTGCGGAGCCTCTGCACCGGCGACTCGCCGCAGTGGGTCTACGCCGTCTTCTGGCGCATCCTGCCCCGGAACTACCCGCCCCCCAA ATGGGATCTCCCTGGCGCGGCGTACGACCGGACCCGAGGCAACAGGAGGAACTG GATCCTGGCGTGGGAGGACGGGTTCTGCAacttcgcggcggcggcggccgcccctgccgcgtgcggccaggaaggggtGGCGGTTGCGTACGCCGGGGACTGCGAGGCAGCAGCTGCTGCCGCGCAGGATGCGGCgcaccagcagcagccgcagccgcagggCCTGCAGCCTGAGCTCTTCTTCAAGATGTCCCATGACATCTACAACTACGGCGAAGG GCTGATAGGGAAAGTGGCGGCAGACCACAGCcacaagtgggtgttcaaggaGCCCCAGGAGCACGAGATCAACCTCATCTCCTCCTGGAGCAACCCTGCCGACTCT caTCCGAGGACGTGGGAGGCGCAGTTCCAGTCCGGAATCCAG ACCATCGCGCTGATCGCTGTCAGGGAGGGCGTCGTGCAGCTCGGCTCCATGAAAAAG GTGGCGGAGGACCTGAGCTACGTCGTGATGCTGCGCCGCAAGTTCGGGTACCTGGAGAGCATCCCGGGGGTGCTGCTGCCGCACCCGTCGACCGCCGGCGTGTTCCCGGGCGGCGGGTGCGTGGGGCCGCCACCGGTCGACATCGCCTCCGCGGGGTGGCCGGGCCTGATGCCGCCGCCCGCGGGCCCATCGCTGGAGCTCTACGACCCCTACGGCGCCGCGGTGGCCGCCGCcgggccggccgcggccgccgcggcgtccaTGCACATCATGCCGTCGATGAGCAGCCTCGAGGCTCTGCTCTCCAAGCTGCCCTCCGTCGTGCCGGCCCCGCAGGCGCAGCCGCCGGCCGGCGGCCCCGTGCCCggcgtggcgccgccggccaacaaggaggaggaggaggaggagccggacgACTACGCGCGGTGCCACGGCATGGATGTGGCGAGCAACGGCGCCAACGGCGGCGAGAGCACTAGCAcgagcgccgccaccgccgccggcgccgttaACGCCCCGATGCCGTCCTACTTCGTCAACGTGGGCAGCAGTAGTAACCCCGGCGAGGGGTTTTAG